The Anaerolineae bacterium genome includes the window GACTAAGTATTATGGCTACGACAGTCTCGCAAAAGTTTAAGAGAAATGGGATCGCAATAATAGTCGGAGCTTTTATATCCCTCGCTTTTCTCTATGCATGGGTGAACCCCATTCTGGAATCGCCCGATGCTATATGGCACTTTGAATATATCCTTCACTTGGCCCAGGGGAAAGGTTTCCCTCGTTACAGCGGTTCGCCTTTACCCATGCAGCAGGAGGCAAGCCAGCCCCCTCTTTATTACATCCTGGCGGCCCCACTGGTCTCTATCATCAGCATAGAAGATAAGTCAGAAGTAATAGCACATAACCCCCACGCGGCTGTGGGTTTGCCCCTTCACCCTTATGGAAACAAAAACGTGTTAGCCCACTGCCCGGATGAGAGATTCTCCTTCTACGGAACCGTTCTGGCAGTGCGGTTGGCCGCTCTCCTTTCAATTTCCCTTGGAGCCATCACCGTTTATTTCTCATACCGCGCAGCGCGCCTTCTTTTCGGTAAGGAAAGCCCTCTTGCCCTCTTAAGCGCAGCCTTTGTGGCCTTTAACCCGCAGTTCATTTTCCTGAGTGCATCCCTCAATAATGATAATCTGGTCACAGCGCTGGCCACCATTCTTTTCTATTTGACCCTTTTCTTTTTTGACCGCCCTCCTTCTCGCAGCCAGCTTTTCCTCGCCGGAGTACTTTTCGGCCTCATAGCTATCGCCAAGCTTAATGGTCTTGTGGTAATATTCCCGTTGCTCATAAGCCTGGCGATGACTGCTCTAAGAAGCCATCGGTTCAGGGATTTCGTATATTGGGCCTTCATAGCAGGCGGAGTGGCCTTTATTATCGGAGGATGGTGGTATATACGAAATCTGCTAATATATGGTGATCCCACGGGCCTGAAAGTAATGTTTGCAATGTTCCCTCCGCGGGAACGCCCTCCAAACTGGCAGGAAATCCTTTACAATTTTGAAGGAGTGCGCAAATCCTACTGGGCCGTCTTCGGCTGGTTCAATATAGTTGTGCATCCGTGGATTTATTCGGCCCTGGATTGGTGGATGCTCATTGGCATTGTGGGCTTTATCCTCTTTCTTGCCATGGTCCTGCCAGAAAACGGGGAGAAAAAGCTTTTCCTGTGGCTTTTGACCTTTTTCTGGGCTCTGATGTATCTCCTTGCCCTGGTA containing:
- a CDS encoding glycosyltransferase family 39 protein yields the protein LSIMATTVSQKFKRNGIAIIVGAFISLAFLYAWVNPILESPDAIWHFEYILHLAQGKGFPRYSGSPLPMQQEASQPPLYYILAAPLVSIISIEDKSEVIAHNPHAAVGLPLHPYGNKNVLAHCPDERFSFYGTVLAVRLAALLSISLGAITVYFSYRAARLLFGKESPLALLSAAFVAFNPQFIFLSASLNNDNLVTALATILFYLTLFFFDRPPSRSQLFLAGVLFGLIAIAKLNGLVVIFPLLISLAMTALRSHRFRDFVYWAFIAGGVAFIIGGWWYIRNLLIYGDPTGLKVMFAMFPPRERPPNWQEILYNFEGVRKSYWAVFGWFNIVVHPWIYSALDWWMLIGIVGFILFLAMVLPENGEKKLFLWLLTFFWALMYLLALVFWTYKSYPQGRMLFPALAAFSAIWVSGWNSILPERWGKRVIILSAFALAALAIYALWGYIWPSYNSPPLLEESEVPASLHRLNWTFADSIRLIGIEIWPQTVKPGQTLNVRACWQVLKPVPRNYSVFVHVWGKGGIIPGGKTLTQVDTFPGLGNSPFRCIPPGKVVCDVYPLLIPQDAEAPARLTIEVGAYDFYEPGHPGLKAIDEKGNHIPLGIAGYAALVPHQWPSIPPEVTPLNYRFHDGIKLVGFSLKGNTLKLYWTAEKKPSRDYTVFVHLVDEDGQWVAGFDGMPVSGEFPTSCWPEGALVEDERKLSTESLTS